TCAATCCAGACGTTATATGATATCAGTCCGGACTAATATGATTTCAGCCATAACTGTCCTCCCAACACaactgaactgtactgactgtcaGTTAAACTATTGCATGAAAAAGCCAGTCAAGCTCCCCTTATCCctcaaaaaaactataaaataatacagaaaCTACAGCACATTGAAAGAGTATGGTAATATCTGTGGTTTAGGAGTTGTTTTTCATGGAGGGGGTGTGTCCATTGTAAAATGCAGGGCcctggtgaaacaaaaccctgatCTACTATTTTAATGATTCAGAGGTATAGTGGACACACAATAATCCCAATTAATCATGTAATAGCTTTTGTTTAATAACAGCATGGTAGATTTCTATGCTAGTGTATCACACCAAAGCTTAGAATGCACAGCTGGAAAGACAAGACTCTCAGCTTTCAGCAGACACCCTGGATACCCAGATAGGGCCTACTGTTCTCATAAaagactgaatttaattaaGAGACTGAGGTACCCCAGATATTGGGTACTTACATTCAGAGAGTTAAAGGAAGGAATTCCCTGTAAGTGTTGGGTTTAGGAAGCATttcaggtttaaaaaaaaagttctgtctgtgtcagtttttctagatatacagtattaaatTCAAGGTTTGCTCTTAATTAATGTTTGTTCTTTTCAAGGATTATATGGCTGTTGGTTGAGCAATCAGACAACACAACATGTtcttcaatgcattttttttattattaaatatacaaacacacaaatcccCAAAGACTTATGtcaatatgtgtatatatatctatatctctaCATTAAATAAGTGCAAAGCCTGGTAAGATAAAACTGTAACATTCAAATTCCTAAAATGAAAGTCAAGTGATCAATAGAAAAGAAAATTGTGCTAAatatacaacaaaataaaagtttATAGAAAATGAGCCTCAATTACTTTGTACTCTTGGTCCAGTTATCTTCTGAGCCAATCATGTGGTAAGATGTCAATTTTAGAAATGAAATCCAAGTACTTGTCACAACATGCAGATTGATAGTGTAGCTGGCTTGTCTTCTATTGCCAGTCAGGTTGATATATTTCCTAACAGCCTGTGCAGGCAGCAAAGGCACAGATCTCACAGATGTCCATAGGCATAGCAACTagaagaaagaagagaaaggtACAGTATTGAAACATCACTCTAAATCTCTATATCTGTATAAGTACAACCGCATAGCCTTTTGTAGAGATCAAATATATAAAAGAGATGTTTTAACTTTCTTCTGATTGACTCTTAATCATAAAATGATTTCTGTTTCCTTACACTACAAAGGTAATTTGATATACTCAGGGTTTTCTAAAGCTAGTCAGCTTTATATTTCAGCTCAGACTTAACCCAAACTATGACAGTAAATTACATTATGACAACAACTCTGGCTGGAAAGGAGTGAAATCAATAAGCAAATATCACATCCAATTATATATACATGTACCATGTTTAACAGCatggcaaggcaaggcaaggcaaggcaaacAGCAATATTTCCCATGTAAAGCAATGCAACCAAGCCTGATTTCATGAAATAACAGTACGCATGGAGTACCTCTTTGGTTTTTATTAAATTGATAATGAGTATTGCTTTTGAATGTTGCATGGTGTAAGAGATGTTCATGTGGCCAACAACGGGAGACTCAGAATATgccaaaatgtatgtaaatctGCCAATTCCGCAGAATATGGTGTGAAATATGAAGTATCAATGCCCAGAACCTTTTCCCCAAATCTGATTTCAAAGGATCATATTATTAACATATGTGTAATGTGATTGCTGTTTTGCAATActattttaaacacacacaaacacaatcatttgAAATTGTCAAATGCAGGGGATGATAAAATCTTTGAAAGAGGGTACgaaatctgtttttattagtcCTCATATTATGACTTGTGGGTTAGCCAAGGATTAGCCTTTCCCAAACCAGGTCtgtacttattattattattataaaatttAGTGGGTATTCCTCTGTAGTGTGGTCTTACCTAGTCTGGAGAAAGACATGCTTGCCCCACTCAGCATGCACAGGGGTAAGAACTCCTGTGGCAGGGAAGGGTTAGAACAGACAGCAGCAAAGCTGGTGCTGGAAAGACGAGGATTATGCTCCTCGTTTAAATGGCCGCTATCTGTTAGTTCTTGAAGGATCTTCACTGACTTCAGTGAGAAAACGAAGTTGCCCTCctggagaaaaaagaaaaacaagattaAAACAAGGATGCCAATAGAGTTGCAATGATACGGCCAAAGTAGGTACTTTGCAAAAAACATAAAGTAAACAGAATTTTGCCTTTTAATTACATAGCAAAGATTAacgaaaatgtatttcattaattaacattttttaaatgtatacttAAGTACGTATTTCACATAAAATAATAGTCTAATGCATAATTTTAAAGCAAGATAAAACTTACCTGTACTTTGACTTGGGTGGCATGTGCTTCCCAGACAAGACAGAGAGCCAGGAGCACAAAAGTAATAAAAAGCATGCCcttcattgtttgttttaagcCTGTAGTCTGCTGTTGGTGTATTTGAAGGCTAGCTCACCTCAGTCTCTGCTCTCTGACATTCTTCTACCTTTCTTTTAAAGGATCGACTATCAACTCATCTCAACCCTGTTGGCCTGGGATTGGCTCAAATGGGAGCCAAGTATTTCTCATGGGTTAATGAGTAGTGGTGGAGGatgttaaaatgtcagaaagGCGAATAAATCCTCTGTGACTTCATCTATAGTATGATGTTTTTATGGACCCTTAGATGTGACTTGGTAATTCATTTatagtcacagaaaatgtatatatgctGAAGGTAGACACATTATGAATAGTTttcacaaaataataataataatttttggaATTGTAATTTTTGCTCCAAGAACATCTTAAATTGATAATGTAATAGTATATGAATGTCTACTAGAAAATATTTGAGATGGGACAATGTGCTTCTGCATCAATACATGAAACTCCATAATCTGACATTTATTATGAATAAAGATTTTTATTGGAATGTAGGCTATGGacatcacaaaacatttgagcTAAAAATATTTGCCTATATTGTAAAGGAAATTATAAATTGAAGATACagtaatgttttttgtcttaatAAGACCAAACCAACAGGACTATGAAACGGAAAGATGTATAACCAGTGTGCCATTTGCAGACTACATTTGAGTTAAATTATATAATGTGAAAATTAACAAACTCCATCTTGCACCCAACTGCTTGTAAAGCAACCATATGTACACATTTAGGATTTAATTAAGAATCAGTGTTCACTGATGTTCCCCATCCAATCTTACAGAAATTGAAAGAATCTACAAATAATATTGAGAGAAACCATCCAAATCCAGGTAGCAAatctggtagaggcatacccaaggctgtgattgctgcctgaataaagggtctgaatattaatgtacataagatatttatgttttttttctgcaatCGACTGACACAAATTTAAAGAATTCCTCTGTTATTATAGGGTATTGTGCGTAGATTGAAGGAAATCTTTTTTGATCAATTATGAATGATATGtatgacacaacaaaatgtggataaaCTGAAGGAGCTTGAATACTTTTTAAGGACACTGTATCTACTGTTTTAGTCCAAATGACTCCAGCTCTGTAAATTCAGTTGAGGGTCACTGTCTAAATTCAGATTTTTTCAAGCAGATTTATATTAGGACTGAGACTGGACCATTTATTCAACAATTTATGTAAAGATCCTGCACAAAGACTGAGGCAactttctaaataaaaatgatcTGGGCTCTGCACCGtctggtatttgtttttgtcctaACAACCTCCCCAGTCCCTGATATGTACAGTATGCTCATAACGTGATGCTATAAACACAAATTCACTTAGATTCTTAGATCTGAATGAGGATAGTTTATAAATCTGATTGAATGGCGGTTGATAAAATGtagtttcagtgtttttcatgATTTTATATACAACATTAAGGTGATATGTGagctgaatacatttatttggtcaTCCACACACCCCGCCCTGCATTAACACTTAGTTGTTGGCCTCATTCCAGACATCTGGCAAGGCCCCCTTGATACAAAGGTCAACATTTTACAACTGagagctttaaaaaaaagatttatagCTATGGAGCCCTTGTAACTGTTCCGGTATTATGCGGAgtattcaacaatgtttttcttagAGCCAGGATCACATCTTCTTGGATATGGTGTACAGACCTAAGCATGTAGAATATTGAAATAATGCATAATAATGACAAATTGTAATATTTCAGCAATATGAGGTTCTCCATTCATGAATGTAACTCAACAGGGGTGGAAATCTCTAGGCACCTGACGCTTCATAAAATCATGAAGATATAGCACGCATTTCCGATGCTTGTAGTGTAACTTGTTGCAGTTATGAAATAATCAAAAAATTCcaattcagctgtatttacatcCCATCACATTTCGCTcagaagcatttttttttatattcttctGTAGTATGTCAACTTTGTGTCCTTGTACCGTGTGCTAGGATGTTTCAGAAGCTTCCGAAATTTCAAAGCACACTGTAAACCAAACGCAATGCAGCCCACTCCTGCAACTTCACCCTCTTTGATAAGAatgacatccggtttgcatggtTTTTACTGCACTCTGTGTGTTCATGGCGTCATACTATTTCAGTAAATTTTGGGGTCAATAAAGTGATGCCGGGACATTATGTTGTAATTTGGTTGCAGTGTGTAATTTGGTTGCAACATTGAGTGAAAGCAAGAGTTTTCAAGGATCGATGTGCCATAAAGCCTTTTATGATAAAATGTTCAATAGACCCAGTGATTCGCTTTGCCCTTTACGAACTATGTGGATGTTTGACATTCGCTCAACAGTATGCATGCCGAATGTCTCTTATCCAGTTCAATTTTCCTTTCTAGTTAAATCTTACCAAATATATTCGATGAGTTTCATGTCCCGGcttaggccactcaaggacattaacAGAGTTGTCACTCCAGTATTGTTTTagttgtgtgctttgggttattgtcatgGAGAAATATGAATCttcgccccagtctgaggtcatgtgcactctggatcagatttttttcaaggacctctctatAATTTGAATTGGAGAAATTGGCCCATGTGATATTTTGCAAAAATAGTGCCTGTCTTATTATGAGGTTATTGCATACAACTATGTACATCAAATCACACAATGTACTGTTTAAATCCATTCTGCCAAATTCAGATCATGTATTCATTGTGAACATGAGAATCTGTACTAGGTGTCAAGTACCAGATTGCTCCTACTGCAGCAAAGCACTATAACCTCAGTACTTCTCTTTGGTGTCAACCTAATGACGTTAACCGTGTCAAGTACAATGACAATATTGACTCAATATATTAATTACTCAATGGTCATTGTTTTTAACAACATGCTTGACTGACAGAAATAGACAGATGATCTCTATGATGTACAACAATGAATAAGCATGGAAAAGAGCAATAGCTGAGACAAGCATGACTAATGACACCCATTTAGGAGAGGTTGCACCGGAAGTCTCCCACACAGATCTGACCTAGTTGTATGACTAATCAAATGAACCTTGGGACCATAATTTCCCAACTAGAAAGTCAGTGTATTGctataaaattgtatttgttcatACAACACATCTTATACAGTATTGAACAAAGCCTTATTAAAGACAGTAAACAGAATACATTCAgggaaaaacaatatttgatcccctgctgatttttgtacgtttgcccactgacaaaagaaatgatcagtctataattttaatggtatgtgtatttgataagtgagagacagaataacaataaaaaagtgtataaattgatttgtattttaatgagtgaaataagtattcgacccctctgcaaaatatgacttagtacttggtggcaaaacccttgttggcaatcagatGTTTCttttagttggccaccaggtttgcacatatctgaggagggattttgtcccactcccctttgcagatcttctccaaatcattaaggttttgaggctgacatttggcaactcgaacattcagctccctctacagattttctatgggattaaggtttggagactggctaggccactccaggaccttaatgtgcttcttcttgagccactcctttgttgccttggctgtgtgttttgggtgattgtcatgctggaatacccatccatgacccattttcaatgctctttttcaatgtgcttttctgagcaggggaccttgcaggcgctgcaggatttcagtcctacaccgcgtagtgtgttaccaattgttttcttggtgactatggtcccagctgtcttgaaatcattgacaagatcctaccatgtagttctgggctgattcctcacctttctcatgatcattgcaactccaagaggtgagatcttgcatggagcccaagactgagggagattgacagttcttttgtgttccTTCCATtagcaaataatcgcaccagctgttgtcaccttctcaccaagctgcttggcaatggtcttgtagcccattccacccctgtgtaggtctacaatcttgtccctgacatccttggacagctctttggtcttagcCATcatggagagtttggaatctgattgattgattgcttctgtggacaggtgtcttttatagaggTAACACGATGAGATTGGGAGCACTACCCTAATGTCAGCTCtctacctgtataaaagacacctgggagccagaaatctttctgattgagggggatcaaatacttatttcactcattaaaatgcaaatcaattcataaaattgttgacatgcgtttttcttgatttgtttgttgttattctgtctctgactgttcaaataaacctaccattaacattatagactgattatttctttgtcagtgggcaaacatacaaaatcaacaagggatcaaaaaaaaaactcactgtATATCTTCCTATTCCTAGTGAATGCTGAGGATGTCATATTCCTCAATGTTAGTGGTCAAGGGTGGGTGAAACTCTGAAAAGATTCTAGTCTGTATTCTCAAAGCAGTCTTACAGCATAGTCAGTCTCCTCTGTCCACTGTCTCACTGTGCTCAATGTGAGTAGCTCCATCTTGAGTTCTTGCTTACAGAGAAGGATGAGGCAGATGTGGACAGTATCTGATTGAACAGTTTGAGTAAACAATGTATGCATTtcaatatttgtaatttttgcTGAATTGCCAGGGATTCATTCAAAAGCCATGTGTTGGAAGGGTGCAGACTTCACCCAACAATGAATGGTATTGTATACAGATCCTTAAACATACTCATGACCCAATTACTAGTAGCTTTGGAGACCCTGATCATGTGGCTAATTTGTGCCCCATGTAAAATACTGAACCAAATACTCATAAAAAACTCATGATAATAATTCATAATACCTTAAAATAATCAGTGCTTTAACaccttttaaaaaataatacaacctaaaaaaaatttacaatgACAAAATAAGTAGATACTTCATGATTCATGATATACTGCAAGGTTTTAAGGTGTCAGACCTTTTGCGTATGCAGCCTTATCACTTATCACATCCAATGGTCAGGTGAGCAGGCTATCGTCATGTCTGGGCTGTAAAGTGAACAAATCATCTCTTTTTAACAGGCCTGCAGTATGTCATTGGACAGCCAATAAAGAGAAGTTGGTGGTTCTCCACGTCAACTGCGGATGGGATCTCTGATATTGTTGTCAATATTTACAAGGTTAACTACCAATTGCTTTAAAGCTGTAACGTGAGATTTTCCACATATATTCCCAAATATTTCACACaagtaaatatttttaattacttTGTTTATTGCTGTGAATTAATTTGACATACGGAAACCATCAGTGGTTATGTATGCATTGCACAAAATATATAGAGCATGGTTTACAAAACCATAACTGTGGGTTTGATCCCCACAGGGAGCAAGTATCTGCAGAAACTATGAAAGCGTATGCACTCTAGATTAAGTAACAACATCTGCTTAATGGCCCAAATGTCAAGTGCATTGTGACCACAGATGATGtgaaaaggtctttataaaatgtatttgattgaacCCTCTACTGGGGCTCATCAGTAGAAGCCTGGGCCTTGCTTTACTGAGTGACATTAAGAAATAGTAGGACTTGGACCTGTCCAGTGGTTGATTTTCTTGGAATAATCCAGATGGAATCTATGGAGATAAAGTTTGTTTCTCATACCAATGTAAACAAAATTTCAATGAAACTCgataatgtacagtggatataaaaagtctacataccccagttaaaatgccaggtttttgtgatgtaaaagaatgagacaaagataaatcatgtcagaaccttttccacttttaatgtgacctataatgtgaacaatttaattcaatctttgaggggaaaaatacaaaatataaaactcacaataacgtGGTTGCAGGTTTAAACTATttaaaactaatactttgttgaagcaccttttgattttattacatcaCTCAGTCTTGTTGggtactttttatatccactgtatactcaTTGTAATGGACCAATTGATTATTTCTCCAGATAAGAATATCAGCTAAACATTCACATCACTGACATTCTTTCGATGTGAGCCACTGACATTTTTCTTGACAAAGCTATACAGATAACTGCAGTAGGGCTTTTAAACTGTTGTTTTAATATCATGTTTATCAAGGACATTTTCACCATAAATTCTTTACACATTTAATCACATCCAGTTTTCACCACTGGTTCCACAAGTAGAATCTTTTTTAGCACAGAAGACAACACTAAACAGATAAGATCTGCCCTTAGTCAGGTGTTATCACAAGATTAAGTCAAATGAACAGAATATAAGAGCACCAGCTAAACAACTAAAATTGTAAGCAAGTTTCTTTAGTGTCTGTCTAAGAAATGTTTAGAGATTAGATTTATTGAAGCAGGAAAGAAGAGAATATATGTATGAATTTGTGTCGTTGCACCCCCTCTCGGGGCCTTCTGGGTTCTTACTTAACTTCAGCACTTGATGAAATGTGCCTTGGAGTGGGGGGCTTGCCATTCTGGGAAGAAAGATAATAAAGGGATACCGGAGTGTCGACAAAGTCTAAAGCTTCTTATCGTATTAGTTTATAGAAGTAAATCCACTAGGCCAACTAAAATATTATCACTGTTTATGGAATCTTGTAATTATGAAGATAAATCACTGTTTATGTTGCCTAGAGATGATTAATGATTTACTGAGATGTTTAATCTGTTGTTGAAAGGCTACACTGAGTGGGCCGTTGAAAATTCCATTACTATTAcatcttatt
This sequence is a window from Esox lucius isolate fEsoLuc1 chromosome 17, fEsoLuc1.pri, whole genome shotgun sequence. Protein-coding genes within it:
- the si:ch211-220m17.5 gene encoding guanylin family protein, whose translation is MKGMLFITFVLLALCLVWEAHATQVKVQEGNFVFSLKSVKILQELTDSGHLNEEHNPRLSSTSFAAVCSNPSLPQEFLPLCMLSGASMSFSRLVAMPMDICEICAFAACTGC